One Anopheles marshallii chromosome 3, idAnoMarsDA_429_01, whole genome shotgun sequence genomic region harbors:
- the LOC128715403 gene encoding uncharacterized protein LOC128715403 gives MSDSDIWSAVKEGDVTKLHKLLDNGKPSADIGQQIDCNRWTILHHAVNSQNLDVVKLITERFNPDVAAQNFDGLTPLTLACEQSAAVEIIIYLLQLEKETNATVDANESIAPLHFAVLQNRIDLARELIAHGVKVNDVLLRDSSSPLYIVAIVTGNGEMLQCLLDAANVEVPFVADEEDGFTLLDVFAVRAAYATEQKIACFEILYNLGQPNPNAGDGGVRYNVDDILKPAVLSYSSTSLIEYFIETERKWETREEILSLYDRLTKCFKFLPLFVLCECGPVSKERKELDAILREPFLKEIVSEVGGEMEELFRSVIQVEDEKVATNAKQLLQDFATFAQSIQLECIRSAIQSSVQVAFLTKHLMIDKPLMSSRQQLVAYQPIIDCMMSMYGNNGADGIVEILLNDEEQLMRPDLVFPLLKYCTTLFMCPETMPGGPKGNRLFQWFMHLFGTWKRIKCFSVPQMHVFTLKRLARDVVRETVWNGMDVALRARKSATFLDRLQSINVPNELKDYLRYSDYTSLQYFLYHMHDAIDYLTESRNLGGGD, from the coding sequence ATGAGCGACTCGGATATTTGGTCAGCTGTTAAAGAGGGAGACGTTACTAAGCTGCACAAACTACTGGACAATGGGAAGCCGAGTGCCGACATTGGGCAGCAAATTGACTGTAATCGATGGACCATATTACACCATGCGGTTAACAGTCAAAACCTGGACGTGGTAAAACTGATCACCGAACGTTTTAATCCGGACGTGGCCGCACAAAATTTCGACGGTTTAACACCGTTGACGCTTGCTTGCGAACAATCGGCTGCCGTTGAGATCATCATCTATCTTTTGCAGTTagaaaaggaaacgaatgCGACCGTGGATGCAAACGAATCGATTGCACCGCTGCATTTTGCTGTGCTTCAAAATCGTATCGATCTCGCCAGGGAGCTGATTGCGCACGGGGTGAAAGTCAACGATGTGCTGCTGAGGGACTCTTCATCTCCGTTGTACATAGTTGCCATCGTGACGGGCAATGGGGAAATGTTGCAATGCTTGCTAGATGCTGCCAATGTGGAAGTGCCCTTTGTCGCGGACGAGGAAGATGGGTTCACGCTGTTGGATGTATTCGCCGTACGGGCCGCATATGCTACGGAGCAGAAAATTGCTTGTTTCGAAATTCTCTACAATCTTGGGCAACCGAACCCAAACGCCGGTGACGGTGGTGTGCGGTATAATGTGGATGACATACTGAAACCGGCCGTGCTGAGTTATTCCTCCACGTCGTTGATTGAATACTTCATCGAAACCGAACGCAAGTGGGAAACGCGTGAGGAGATCCTTTCCTTGTACGACAGGCTGACAAAGTGCTTCAAATTTCTACCACTGTTCGTGCTGTGCGAATGTGGACCGGTATCCAAGGAGAGGAAGGAACTGGATGCCATTCTGCGTGAACCATTTCTGAAAGAGATAGTTTCCGAGGTGGGCGGTGAGATGGAAGAATTGTTTAGAAGCGTCATTCAAGTGGAGGATGAAAAGGTCGCCACAAATGCGAAGCAACTGTTGCAGGATTTCGCAACATTCGCACAGTCAATACAGCTGGAATGCATTCGCAGTGCCATACAGTCGAGCGTACAGGTTGCCTTCCTGACCAAACATCTAATGATCGACAAACCGTTGATGAGCAGTAGACAGCAGCTCGTGGCATACCAGCCAATCATCGACTGTATGATGAGCATGTACGGCAACAATGGGGCGGATGGCATCGTCGAGATTTTACTTAATGATGAAGAGCAGCTAATGCGGCCGGATCTAGTATTCCCCCTACTGAAGTACTGCACCACACTGTTCATGTGTCCCGAAACCATGCCGGGCGGGCCGAAGGGAAACCGGTTGTTTCAGTGGTTTATGCATCTGTTTGGCACGTGGAAAAGGATCAAGTGCTTCAGTGTGCCACAGATGCATGTGTTCACACTGAAGCGCTTGGCACGCGACGTTGTGCGCGAAACCGTGTGGAACGGGATGGATGTAGCGCTAAGGGCACGAAAAAGTGCCACATTCCTCGACCGGCTACAATCGATTAATGTTCCGAACGAACTAAAGGACTACCTTAGATACAGTGACTATACTTCCTTGCAGTACTTCCTTTACCACATGCATGACGCTATAGATTATTTGACCGAATCCAGAAACCTAGGAGGAGGAGACTGA